The sequence CCGTACGAGTCGGTCATCCCCAAGGACAACGACCGGGTCGCGATCATCGAGAAGGCCGAGTTGATCTCGGCGCTCAAGCGTATGTCGGTGGTCGCGTCGGATCAGACGCATCGCGTGAAGCTGTCGTTCAACACCGCGCTGCTGAAATTCTCCGTCCAGACGCCGGACCTGGGGGAAGGGCAGGACGAGATTCCGGTGAAGTACACGGGCGACCCGATGGACATCGGGTTCAACGGCCTCTACCTGCTGGAAGTGCTGCGGTACATGCCGACGGAGGAGATTCGCCTCACGTTCAAGCATCCGGAGCGCGCGACCACGATGGAGCCGGAGGGCTGGAAGGAATCGGCCAAGTACCTCTGTCTCGTGATGCCGCTGCGGTTGGTCGACTAGGGCAGGCGGGTCGCCACGAACGACACGACCTGCGCCACGCGCTGCGACATGGTGTTGGCGGAGGCCATGAGGTTGATCGTGAAGGACCCGCGCGACTCCACGAGCTGCCCGTCGTTTCCGGTGACCTGCAGGCGAGCCTCGCCCCGCAGGTCGCCGGACGTGCGCATGGGAAATGCGCGGGTGGAGTCGCCCTGGATGTGGGCCGTGAGCTCAACGACCTGCTCGTAGGTGGACCGATCCGCGCCGGGCACCGGCGACTGCCAGGAGATCACGGAAGTCACCGTGCGGGGCGATCCGCGAGTGCACAGCGAGTAACTGCAGGGAATCCCGCTGGGGCCAGGTGCTGGCACTGCGTGGTTGCAGGAGTCGGACGACGAGCGGCGACGGCAGCAGCCCAAGGTCGCGACATGGCAGGGTGAGGCGAGCAGGGTTCCACCGGCCGGAACGATCGACCGCGATGGGGGGCAGGGAATCGAGGCGTCCGAGGGAGTCGTTGCGCGCCACGCGGACTCCGAGACCGCGCGCGTCGTGCGTGAGCAGGGTGGTCGCCACGGTGTTCGTGCTATCGCGCCGGACACTGTCCGAGGAGATCACCAGGGTGCGCACTTCGAGCTGCAGGGGGGCCGTGGAGGGCTCCGGGACCACGAAGGGTGCAGGGACCCTCGGAACCTCGACTGGGGGCAGTGGAGCCGATTCTGGCACGACTGGCGCGGGTACGGGCGCAGGCCGGCACGCGAGCGCCAGGGTGATGGCCATCCTGCCGAGCCAACGGCGATGCGACCAGCTGCGGTGGAACGGGGGTGTCAGGACGGGCACTGGCCTATAAGCCGGGTTCTGTCGGAATCCCTCGCGGGAAACCGTAACGGTCATTTCTCTTGGAGCGTGATCGCTCACGCCCTCCAGCAGCCTACCCGCGGCGTCTTTGTCGAGTTGGGCGCTCTCGCCGCCTACTTGGCCTTGCTCCGGCCGGGGTTTGCCGTGCCAACCCTGTTGCCAGGATTGCGGTGGGCTCTTACCCCGCCGTTTCACCCTTACCCGCACGCCTTGCAGCGCAACGGGCGGTCTGTTTTCTGTGGCACTTTCCATCGCGCCACTTACGTGACGCGTCCAGGTGTTACCTGGCGACCTGCCCAATGGAGCCCGGACTTTCCTCGAGGTGTTACCCCCGCGACCGTCCAGCCACTACCCGCCTGACACCGGGGAATATAGCGGGACGGTGGGTAGCCCCGGGTGTGTTGTTGGTCACCGGATGCGGGGGGTGACGGGTGTGCACCATGACGGCGGCCTGACGCTGCCGCGCATGATGCGGTCGACGCGTCACCCGGAGAGCCGCGCGATGACCGAGTGGAGGAGAGCCCAGCCGCTGGCAGCGATCACGACGATGTTGACCCCGGACGAGCAGATGCGGGTGGATGCGGCCGGCAGCGGCGTGTTTGCCACGACCCATCGCTCGTCCGTGGACGATGTCCTGCGTGACTTGCGGCTCTGCCGGGCGCGAGCGGTCGTGGTGTCGACAGCCTTCTGTCGCGAGGTGCCGGATATTTCCCGGGTGGCCCGCGTGGTGCGGGAGTTTCCGCAGGTGCCCACGGTGGCGCTGCTCTCGCAGGTGGATCGCGGCACGGCGCGGGCGGTCCTCACGCTGGGCCAGTGCGGCATTCGCACGTTGGTCGACGTGCGGGAGCCCACCGGTTGGCGCGAGCTCCGCAGCCTGCTCGCCCGCGAGCGGTCCACCGACCTGCAGCATCTCGCCGTGGCGCACCTCCTCGGCGAGATGCCGGCGGCCCGTCCCGGCATGCGACGGTTTGCCGAAGTGCTCTTCGAGCGGGCCGCGCGCCCCGGGGGGGTGAGTGACCTCGCCGATGCCCTGCAGGTGCTGCCCAGTACCATGATGAGCCGCTTCTTCCGCGCGGCGCTCCCGCCCCCGCGGCGCCTGCTCACCTACGCCCGCCTGGTCTTCGCGGCCCACTGGTTCGAAAACCCGGGGCTCTCCATCTCACGCGTCGCCTCGCAAATGGATTATTCCTCCGCCCAGAGCTTCGGGCGCCACCTGCGCCACGCCCTGGGGCTCACGGCGCAACAGTTCCGCGATCGCTACGACGCGCGCGGCATGTTGCAGCGCCTGAGCGACGACCTCGTGGTGCCCTACCGACACGCCTGGGCGAGCTTCGACCCGTTGGTGAACCGACGTCGCAGTCCGTGCGTCAGGCCGGGGGAAGGTGCGCGACCACCTCAGCCGCACGCGCCAGGCTGACCACGGGACATCCGGCGGCCGCGATGGCCTCGTGCCCACCCTCCTCACGGTCGACCACGGCCAGGACACCGAGGACCTGTGCCCCGGCCGCGCGAAGGGCCTCGATGGCCTTGAGTGCCGAGCCGCCGGTGGTGATCACGTCTTCGATGATGACTACGCGATCCCGCTCGCGAAACGGCCCCTCGATGAGCCGTCCCGTGCCGTGCGCCTTGGCTTCCTTGCGCACCGTAAAGGCGCGCAGGGGCCGCGTGGTGCCGGCACTCTCGCGGGCGATCGCATACGAGACCGGATCGGCTCCCAGCGTGAGGCCGCCAACGGCATCCGCGTCGGGGAAGTGCGCGCGAACCGCGGCCAGCCCCAGGGCCCCGATCAGCGCGAGGCCGTCGGGACTCATCGTCGTCAGGCGGGCGTCGATGTACAGGGTGCTGCGGCGTCCGCTCGCCAGAACAAAGTCCCCGCGGCGCGCGCTGCGTTCGGCGAGCAGGGCCGCCAAGGTCGGCTCAGACGGTTGGGACATGGTCGGGAGGGCGGGTGCCTAACGCCGGAACAGGCCGCGCACACGGGAGAACAGCCCGCTCTCGCCTGCGGCATCGTCCGCCGCCGGCGCGGCGTCCACGGGAGCCCGGGCGGCGTCCGCGAGGGCCGCCGTGAACGCCACGACGTCGGCAAAGCGCTCCGCAGGTTGGCGGGCGAGTCCGCGCATCACTGCCCGATCCACGGCGTCGGGAAACACCAGGCCCGCTTTTGCCTTGTTGAGCGCAATCGGGGGCTGCGACAGGAGCTGCGTGAACATCTCCCGTGGATTCTTCGCCAGGTACGGCAGCACCCCGGTCAGCAACAGGTAGGCAATCGTGGCGAGGGAATACTGGTCGGCGGCTGGAGTGACCAGCTCCCCCGAGAGGGCTTCCGGGGCGACGTACATCAAGGTGCCGACAAAGTAGCCGGCACGCGTGAGGCGCTCGTCCTGCGTGGTATCCGTGGCCGCGGCAATGCCGAAGTCGAGCAGCTTGAGGACGCCCGTGTCGGGGTCGTACATCGCGTTGTCCGGCTTGAGGTCGCGATGTACCAGCCCCGCGTCGTGGACGGACTTTACCGCGGCACCCAGCTGTTCCATGATCTGCGCCACTTCGGTCACGGGCAGTGGTGCCTTCCGCTTGGCGTACTTCTCCAGCAACTCGCCCAGGGCCCACTCCATCACGAGATAGTGCAGGCCATCCGCCTGCCCGATCTCGATGGTGCGAATGACGTTGGGGTGCACGACGCGCTTCCCGAAGTCCGCCTCGCGCGTGAAGCGCGCGACGGCGGTCCGCTCCTGGCGGAGCTTGGGCTTGAGCAGCTTGAACGCCACGGTCCCATGGGCCGGGTGCTCCGCGCGATACACCACCGCAGTGCCCCCCTCGCCCACCAGCTGTCTCAGCGCATAGCCGGCAATGTCACGGCCCTCGAAGTTCTCCGACACGCGGGCGAACCTAATCCCGGGCGTCAGTGGCAGCAAGCAAACGGAAGGTGAGAGCCCATCGGTGTCTGCTCCCGATGGTAGGGAACCAGCCGGCGCGCGGGTATATATCAGGCCAGCCGGCTCCACCGGTCCTCTTGATGCCCTGCCCATGCGTCTGACCTCACCTCGCCTCATCGCGGGATGCACACTGCTCACCCTCCTGACCACGGCATGTGGCGGACGCGGACGCGGTGCCCCCCCAGGACGCGGCCCGGAGCCGGCCGCAGCATCCGCCCAGCCTACGGGACAGCGGCGCGTCCCGGTCCAGACGGACGCGGTCACGCTCTATCGGCGCCTGGGGCTGCTGGCCGAGGGAGGCGAGACGCCGTTCGTGGGCAACCTCACGTTCTTCGCCGGGCGTTCGACCGACTCGACCCTGATGGTGCTGACCATCTCGCTGGCGAACCGAGCCCTGCGCTTCTCGCGGGAAGGGGATCGGTATCGCAGCGGGTACCGCGTGGGCGTGGAGGTGAAGCGCGGCACCGACGTGGTCGCCAATCTTTCCAGTGACGAGACCGTGCGCGTCCTTGCCTTTCGCGAGACGCAGCGCACCGACGAGGCGGTCCTCTTCCGACGGGTCATTCCCCTGCCGCCAGGCACCTACGACCTCCGACTGATCGTCAAGGGCGACTCGGTGAACAACGGCAGCGCGATCGAGGCCACGATCGGGGTGCCGCGCCTGGCCGACGGGGCGTTAAGCTCGCCCGTGGCCTTCTTTGAGGCGACCCCGCGGACGACGCGCGATTCGCTCCCGCGCATCCTGGCGACCCCACGCAGCACGGTCGTGTTTGGGCGCGACACGCTCCTGCCGCTGTACGTCGAAGGGTACGGCACTGGCCCCACCTTTCCCGTCCGCGTGCAGGTCCGCCCGGAGGGCACCGGCAGCGTGCTGTGGAGCGACTCCGTCTCGCTCACTCGGCAAGGCAACCTGTTCAGCGGCGTGATCCAGGTCCCACTGCAGAAGCTTGGCGTCGGGGTGATGGTGGCGTACGTCAATCGTGCCGGCGGATCCGACACGCTCCGGGCGCCGATCTTCGTGGCCTTCGGCGATGACCTGCCCGTCGCGACGTACACCGAGATGCTCGATTACCTGCGCTACTACGTCAGCGCCCCGCGCCTCTCCGCGATGCGTGATGCCGGCCCCGAAGCCCGGGCGCGATTGTGGGCAGAGTTCATTCGCGATTCCGACCCCATCCCGGAGACGTCGGCCCACGAGGGGCTGCGCGACTACTTCGGTCGGATGGGCCAGGCGAACCTGCGGTTCCGGGAAGAAGGGGGTCCCGGATGGCTCACCGATCGGGGACGCGCCTTTGTGTCGCTGGGGACGCCCGACCAGATCCTGGAACCCAACATCAACGACCTCAACCAGCGTGGTCGCACCCAGATCTGGGAGTACCGTCAGCATCGCCTTGCGATTGTCTTTGTGGACCAGACCGGATTTGGCCGCTGGCGCATGACCCTGTCCTCCGAGACCGAGTTCGAGACGACGGCGCGACGCCTGATGGTGCAGTAGCGGTCGCGGGGCTGCACACCCACACCGCCGGGGCTCATGCTCCGGCGGTTTTTGGTTCCCGCCGTCCTCGGCGCGCAGTAGAGTTGAAGGTTCGTCCACCCTCCGTTTTCGATCGTGCCGTCGCCCACTCCCACGCTCCCCTCGTCCCCCACGTTGTTCCTGGTGGACGGGTATGCCCTGATCTACCGCGCGTTCTTCGCGCTCCTCTCGCGCCCACTGCGCACGGCCCGCGGGGAGAACACTTCGGCGGCATGGGGTGTCGTCAACTTCCTGCAGCGCCTGTTGGGACAGCACCATCCGGACTACGTCGCGTGGATCCACGATGCGGGGTCGTCGTTTCGCAAGGAGGTGTACCCGGCGTACAAGGCCACGCGTGAGAAGCTGACGGACGAGTTGCAGGCAGACTTCGACCAGGGATTGGCGCGCATCCGGGAATTGCTGCAGGCATTTGGGGTGCCGGTGATCGCCCAGGAGGGGTTCGAGGCCGATGACGTCATTGGCACCCTCGCGCGCCAGGCCACCGCGCAGGGCATCAACGTCGTCATCGTCTCGGGGGACAAGGACTTCCAGCAACTGGTACGCCCCGGGGTGTGGCTGCTGAACCCGGGACGCGGAGGGCCGGCGAGCGTGGAGGAATCGTGGGTCGGGGTGGAGAACGCCAGTGATCGTCTGGGAGTGCCGCCGCAGTTTGTCACCGACTACCTCGCCTTGCTGGGGGACGCCTCGGACAACGTCCCCGGCGTGCCGGGCGTCGGGGAGAAGACCGCGCAGGAACTCGTCACCGCCTACGGCAACCTCGACAGCATCCTGGCCCACGCGGCGGAGGTGCAGAAGAAGCGGCCGCGGGAGGCGCTGCTGGCGTTTGGGGACCAGGCCAAGCTGTCG comes from Gemmatimonadota bacterium and encodes:
- a CDS encoding GWxTD domain-containing protein, which encodes MRLTSPRLIAGCTLLTLLTTACGGRGRGAPPGRGPEPAAASAQPTGQRRVPVQTDAVTLYRRLGLLAEGGETPFVGNLTFFAGRSTDSTLMVLTISLANRALRFSREGDRYRSGYRVGVEVKRGTDVVANLSSDETVRVLAFRETQRTDEAVLFRRVIPLPPGTYDLRLIVKGDSVNNGSAIEATIGVPRLADGALSSPVAFFEATPRTTRDSLPRILATPRSTVVFGRDTLLPLYVEGYGTGPTFPVRVQVRPEGTGSVLWSDSVSLTRQGNLFSGVIQVPLQKLGVGVMVAYVNRAGGSDTLRAPIFVAFGDDLPVATYTEMLDYLRYYVSAPRLSAMRDAGPEARARLWAEFIRDSDPIPETSAHEGLRDYFGRMGQANLRFREEGGPGWLTDRGRAFVSLGTPDQILEPNINDLNQRGRTQIWEYRQHRLAIVFVDQTGFGRWRMTLSSETEFETTARRLMVQ
- the pyrE gene encoding orotate phosphoribosyltransferase translates to MSQPSEPTLAALLAERSARRGDFVLASGRRSTLYIDARLTTMSPDGLALIGALGLAAVRAHFPDADAVGGLTLGADPVSYAIARESAGTTRPLRAFTVRKEAKAHGTGRLIEGPFRERDRVVIIEDVITTGGSALKAIEALRAAGAQVLGVLAVVDREEGGHEAIAAAGCPVVSLARAAEVVAHLPPA
- a CDS encoding serine/threonine protein kinase is translated as MSENFEGRDIAGYALRQLVGEGGTAVVYRAEHPAHGTVAFKLLKPKLRQERTAVARFTREADFGKRVVHPNVIRTIEIGQADGLHYLVMEWALGELLEKYAKRKAPLPVTEVAQIMEQLGAAVKSVHDAGLVHRDLKPDNAMYDPDTGVLKLLDFGIAAATDTTQDERLTRAGYFVGTLMYVAPEALSGELVTPAADQYSLATIAYLLLTGVLPYLAKNPREMFTQLLSQPPIALNKAKAGLVFPDAVDRAVMRGLARQPAERFADVVAFTAALADAARAPVDAAPAADDAAGESGLFSRVRGLFRR